One Xiphophorus couchianus chromosome 1, X_couchianus-1.0, whole genome shotgun sequence genomic region harbors:
- the LOC114147906 gene encoding mitogen-activated protein kinase 12: MQSPVRNSPVRPGFHRVEVQKTTWDVPERYATLLAIGSGAYGTVCSAIDQKTKEKVAIKKLYRPFQSLIHAKRAYRELRLLRHIQHDNVICLLNVFTPDSTLEKFQTFYMVMPFVAQDLGHIMKRKRLSDRIITYLFYQLLRGLKYIHSAGIIHRDLKPGNLAVSESCELKILDFGLARQTESEMTGYVVTRWYRAPEVIFNWMHYSQAVDVWSAACILAEMITSTVLFPGHDSIDQLKKILNLTGTPDSSLVQKMQSKDAQSYVQGLPSQKKKNFKLVFPTMNEKALNLLEGMLLLDPEKRLTANQGLAHPFLSEYHDADSEPDSKPYDDSFESLELDVGEWKSLIHMEIMTFDPDNPGQTAM; encoded by the exons ATGCAGTCTCCGGTCAGGAACTCTCCCGTCAGGCCGGGTTTCCACCGGGTGGAGGTGCAGAAAACCACCTGGGATGTCCCGGAGAGATACGCGACGCTGCTGGCGATCGGCTCCGGAGCTTACGGCACAGTGTG CTCCGCCATTGACCAGAAGACCAAAGAGAAGGTGGCGATCAAGAAGCTGTATCGGCCCTTTCAGTCCCTCATCCATGCGAAGCGAGCCTACAGGGAGCTCAGGCTGCTCCGCCACATCCAGCACGATAAT gtgaTCTGCCTTCTTAACGTCTTTACACCCGACTCCACACTGGAGAAATTCCAAACCTT TTATATGGTGATGCCCTTTGTAGCCCAAGATCTGGGCCACATTATGAAGAGAAAGAGATTATCTGATCGCATCATCACATATCTGTTTTATCAACTGCTAAGAGGCCTGAAG TACATCCACTCTGCTGGGATCATACATCGG GATCTGAAGCCGGGCAATCTGGCCGTGAGTGAATCCTGTGAATTAAAG ATTCTGGATTTTGGTCTGGCGAGACAAACTGAGAGTGAAATGACTGGTTATGTGGTCACACGCTGGTACAGAGCACCTGAGGTCATTTTCAACTGGATGCACTACAGTCAGGCAG TGGACGTCTGGTCAGCCGCCTGCATCCTGGCTGAAATGATCACCAGCACGGTGCTTTTCCCAGGACACGACA GTATCGATCAGCTGAAGAAGATCCTCAATCTGACAGGAACACCAGATTCGTCCCTAGTGCAGAAGATGCAGAGTAAAGat gcacaGTCGTATGTGCAAGGTCTGCCCtcacaaaagaagaagaattttaAATTAGTGTTTCCAACAATGAATGAGAAAG CTTTAAACCTTCTGGAGGGGATGTTGCTGCTGGATCCAGAGAAGAGGCTCACAGCCAATCAAGGACTGGCCCACCCGTTTCTGTCAGAATACCACGACGCAGACTCAGAACCAGACTCCAAACCTTACGATGACTCCTTCGAGAGCCTTGAGCTCGATGTCGGAGAATGGAAGA GTCTTATCCACATGGAGATCATGACTTTTGACCCCGATAACCCAGGCCAGACAGCCATGTAA